In Zingiber officinale cultivar Zhangliang chromosome 11B, Zo_v1.1, whole genome shotgun sequence, a single window of DNA contains:
- the LOC122033770 gene encoding mitochondrial-processing peptidase subunit alpha-like yields the protein MSSYCQRKSHSATSALTLSQQELKEEALQPPNLQNIHRRINEILAASGVEHKELVSLAEPLLSDLPKVPRPQEPKSVYVGGEHRCQSDLPSTHIALAFEIPGGWRQEKEAMAATVLQVLMGGGGSFSTGGPGKGMHSRLCTLPTF from the exons ATGAGTTCATATTGCCAACGAAAGAG TCATTCTGCAACTTCTGCCTTAACATTATCACAACAG GAACTCAAAGAAGAAGCACTGCAACCGCCCAATCTTCAAAACATTCATCGGAGGATCAATGAAA TACTTGCAGCCTCAGGTGTGGAACACAAGGAATTGGTATCACTGGCTGAACCACTTTTATCTGATCTTCCAAAAGTGCCACGTCCACAAGAGCCAAAATCTGTCTATGTTGGAGGAGAGCATAGATGTCAATCTGATTTGCCG AGCACTCATATTGCACTTGCATTTGAAATTCCTGGAGGTTGGCGTCAAGAGAAGGAAGCAATGGCAGCAACCGTTCTTCAG GTGCTTATGGGAGGTGGTGGATCATTCTCTACTGGTGGACCTGGTAAAGGCATGCATTCTCGGTTATGTACGTTACCAACATTTTGA